The proteins below are encoded in one region of Aquisphaera giovannonii:
- a CDS encoding ABC transporter permease: MSGRVGPGPMAATEWRMASRRWQGYALRSVTVMLLFGAMAPAWLEAPEGPGQEPTIRQQARAGNAAYQRTAILLLGLVGLAAPAATAGAVCQDKASGNLALLMATELRDAEIVLGKLAARLVPVLGVILCAAPVLVMETLLGGVDPIGIVGGLLVVLACAVFGCSLALTLSVWGGKAHEVLMATYAFGIVYLLAAPIWWCVRATLPASWLGPWLPSFWEVMRYNPIFLVLASVDGPSLPTAPVTIGTQAAFFGLGLGASALLIGLATWRIRPVAIRHLGRGDRAAGRRAWASRRSWGSIPGASRLERLTRRAWPGPSLDRNPVLWRECRRRRPSRWDLAVRGIYALLCGGFSAYAIAEMARGMPPVLRLGPVVNGLQVAAGLLLLCISAATSLAEERFRGSLDVLMASPLPTRAIVWGKWWGAFRSVPPLLILPAAVGLASSYGTGRSWAVVPLAALILAYGASITSLGLALATWLPRVGQASALTVGVYVFLSIAWIAFALSAFGEGPGDAGLGVAAGSPLVGVFFYSGLLDGKGLPYEFASQTIWTLFWAVAHGGIALALLLATLATFNRCLGRIDAPAILGEERGDGG; this comes from the coding sequence ATGTCTGGGCGCGTGGGGCCGGGGCCGATGGCCGCGACGGAGTGGCGGATGGCGTCGAGGCGATGGCAGGGGTACGCGTTGCGGTCGGTGACGGTCATGCTGCTGTTCGGGGCGATGGCGCCGGCCTGGCTGGAGGCGCCGGAGGGGCCCGGGCAGGAGCCGACGATCCGCCAGCAGGCGCGGGCGGGGAACGCGGCATACCAGAGGACGGCGATCCTGCTGCTGGGCCTGGTCGGGCTGGCGGCGCCGGCGGCGACGGCCGGGGCGGTCTGCCAGGACAAGGCGAGCGGGAACCTCGCCCTGCTGATGGCCACCGAGCTGCGCGACGCGGAGATCGTCCTGGGGAAGCTCGCGGCCCGGCTCGTCCCGGTGCTCGGGGTGATCCTGTGCGCCGCCCCCGTCCTGGTGATGGAGACGCTGCTCGGCGGCGTGGACCCGATCGGGATCGTCGGCGGGCTGCTCGTGGTGCTCGCCTGCGCGGTCTTCGGCTGCTCGCTGGCGCTCACGCTGTCGGTCTGGGGGGGCAAGGCTCACGAGGTGCTGATGGCGACCTACGCCTTCGGCATCGTCTACCTGCTGGCCGCGCCGATCTGGTGGTGCGTCCGGGCGACGCTCCCGGCGTCGTGGCTCGGGCCCTGGCTGCCGTCGTTCTGGGAGGTGATGCGGTACAACCCGATCTTCCTGGTGCTGGCGTCGGTCGACGGTCCGTCGCTGCCTACGGCGCCGGTGACGATCGGCACGCAGGCCGCGTTCTTCGGGCTGGGCCTGGGGGCCTCGGCGCTCCTGATCGGGCTGGCGACGTGGCGGATCCGGCCCGTCGCGATCCGGCACCTCGGCCGGGGGGATCGGGCGGCCGGTCGACGGGCGTGGGCGTCGCGGCGATCCTGGGGCTCCATCCCCGGCGCGTCTCGGCTGGAACGCCTGACGCGGCGGGCGTGGCCGGGGCCGTCGCTCGACCGCAACCCGGTGCTCTGGCGCGAATGCCGGCGGCGGCGTCCGTCGCGGTGGGACCTCGCGGTGCGGGGCATCTATGCCCTGCTCTGCGGCGGCTTCAGCGCGTACGCGATCGCGGAGATGGCGCGAGGGATGCCGCCGGTTCTTCGCCTCGGCCCCGTCGTCAACGGCCTCCAGGTGGCGGCCGGCCTGCTGCTGCTCTGCATCTCGGCCGCGACGAGCCTCGCCGAGGAACGCTTTCGGGGGAGCCTGGACGTGCTCATGGCCTCGCCGCTGCCGACCCGGGCGATCGTCTGGGGCAAGTGGTGGGGCGCATTCCGGTCCGTGCCGCCGCTCCTGATCCTGCCCGCGGCGGTCGGCTTGGCATCGTCCTACGGCACGGGGAGGTCCTGGGCCGTCGTTCCGCTGGCGGCCCTGATCCTGGCCTATGGCGCGTCGATCACGAGCCTGGGGCTGGCCCTGGCGACCTGGCTCCCGAGGGTCGGCCAGGCCTCGGCGCTGACGGTCGGCGTCTACGTGTTCCTGAGCATCGCCTGGATCGCGTTCGCCCTGTCCGCCTTCGGGGAGGGCCCGGGGGACGCCGGCCTCGGCGTCGCGGCGGGCAGCCCCCTCGTGGGCGTCTTCTTCTACAGCGGGCTGCTCGACGGCAAGGGCCTGCCCTACGAGTTCGCGAGCCAGACGATCTGGACCCTCTTCTGGGCGGTCGCCCACGGCGGCATCGCCCTGGCCCTGCTGCTCGCGACGCTCGCCACCTTCAACCGCTGCCTTGGGCGCATCGACGCCCCCGCCATCCTGGGCGAGGAGCGTGGCGACGGAGGGTAG
- a CDS encoding TetR/AcrR family transcriptional regulator, with protein MRKSREAAPESRGRIVKAAAREFREKGVVATGLADLMRAAGMTHGGFYKHFDSKDQLVAEAFADASEEMIGRMESQPTAGAAVAAYLSAPHRDNPASGCPLSAIGSELSRTDAKTRDAATAGFERLVDLLAARSPGKDARRRALVAASTMIGALTMSRVVSDPELSSEILDEVTKGLTGA; from the coding sequence ATGCGGAAATCGAGGGAGGCGGCGCCGGAGTCTCGGGGGCGGATCGTGAAGGCGGCGGCGCGCGAGTTCCGCGAGAAGGGTGTCGTGGCCACGGGGCTGGCGGACCTGATGAGGGCGGCGGGGATGACGCACGGGGGCTTCTACAAGCACTTCGACTCCAAGGACCAGCTCGTCGCCGAGGCGTTCGCCGACGCGTCGGAGGAGATGATCGGCCGGATGGAGTCGCAGCCGACGGCCGGCGCGGCCGTGGCGGCCTACCTCTCCGCGCCGCACCGGGACAACCCGGCCTCGGGATGCCCGTTGTCGGCGATCGGCAGCGAGCTCTCCCGGACGGACGCGAAGACGCGGGATGCGGCCACGGCGGGCTTCGAGCGGCTGGTCGACCTCCTCGCGGCCAGGTCCCCCGGCAAGGACGCCAGGCGTCGGGCCCTGGTCGCGGCTTCGACGATGATCGGCGCGCTCACCATGTCCCGGGTCGTGAGCGACCCGGAACTCTCGTCGGAGATCCTGGACGAGGTGACGAAGGGCCTGACGGGGGCCTGA
- a CDS encoding carbohydrate porin, which translates to MNLVTGTGKLGEVLGVNRNGIRVGGINISDVNGILSGGLGPGKWTGDSLTLADLSIDTEEFGGWEGGLFGTQFLYFTSGGPGYDIAGIEQGKNDPNALAGTVMGFNSLVATQPLSRAELYQLWFRQELFDRKFVFRIGKSVPTFDFNNVLRAVPLQDNAETIQAISSVLYTPVFVNPTMLGVMPGYYNSATGLVASLVPNNKVYAQYGLFDGNLARGVQTGLTGPHFNGYALHLGEVGFNWRIGADEKPGKFGIGGWGQTGKLRGLGGEVVDGAGGVYLFASQRLYWEAPGRNHNGLTSFFQFGATNSDIVFTHRYFGMGLTYFGPIPGRDDDSVGFGLAYGVMNDEPKAGSVFFTLPPGVSLRSTALGKDETILTWYYQMKMADGLLFQPNLTYVPSPARHEGIPGAFALTLRMILLF; encoded by the coding sequence GTGAACCTTGTCACGGGGACCGGCAAGCTCGGCGAGGTGCTCGGGGTCAATCGCAACGGCATCCGCGTCGGCGGCATCAACATCAGCGACGTCAACGGCATCCTGTCCGGCGGGCTGGGGCCCGGGAAGTGGACCGGCGACAGCCTCACGCTCGCCGACCTCTCCATCGACACCGAGGAGTTCGGTGGCTGGGAGGGCGGCCTGTTCGGCACCCAGTTCCTCTACTTCACCTCCGGCGGCCCCGGCTACGACATCGCCGGCATCGAGCAGGGCAAGAACGACCCCAACGCCCTCGCCGGCACCGTCATGGGCTTCAACTCCCTGGTCGCCACCCAGCCCCTCAGCCGGGCCGAGCTGTACCAGCTCTGGTTCCGCCAGGAGCTGTTCGACAGGAAGTTCGTCTTCCGGATCGGCAAGTCGGTGCCGACGTTCGACTTCAACAACGTCCTGCGCGCCGTGCCGTTGCAGGACAACGCCGAGACCATCCAGGCGATCTCCAGCGTCCTGTACACGCCGGTCTTCGTGAACCCGACGATGCTCGGCGTGATGCCCGGCTACTACAACTCGGCGACCGGGCTCGTGGCCTCGCTGGTCCCGAACAACAAGGTCTACGCCCAGTACGGCCTCTTCGACGGCAACCTGGCCCGTGGCGTGCAGACCGGCCTGACGGGCCCCCACTTCAACGGCTATGCCCTGCACCTCGGCGAGGTCGGCTTCAACTGGAGGATCGGCGCGGACGAGAAGCCGGGCAAGTTCGGGATCGGCGGCTGGGGGCAGACCGGCAAGCTGCGAGGGCTCGGCGGCGAGGTCGTCGATGGCGCCGGCGGCGTCTACCTCTTCGCCTCGCAACGGCTCTACTGGGAGGCCCCCGGGCGGAATCACAACGGCCTGACCTCGTTCTTCCAATTCGGCGCGACCAACTCCGACATCGTGTTCACCCATCGCTACTTCGGGATGGGCCTGACCTACTTCGGGCCGATCCCGGGGCGGGACGACGACTCGGTCGGCTTCGGCCTGGCCTACGGCGTCATGAACGACGAGCCGAAGGCGGGCTCCGTCTTCTTCACCCTGCCCCCGGGCGTCAGCCTCCGCTCCACCGCGCTCGGGAAGGATGAGACGATCCTGACGTGGTACTACCAGATGAAGATGGCCGACGGCCTCCTCTTCCAGCCGAACCTGACGTACGTCCCGAGCCCGGCGCGGCACGAGGGCATCCCGGGGGCCTTCGCCCTGACCCTCCGCATGATCCTGCTCTTCTGA
- a CDS encoding 8-oxoguanine deaminase: protein MLVKNATVLATMDAGRREIRGGGMFIRDGRIEQVGPTAELPATADEVLDLGGHVVLPGLVNTHHHLYQTLFRVVPAAEDGNVFNWLTTLYTMWARMTPRALRVATQAGLAELVLTGCTTVFDHSYVFPNGCRVDDQIPVAREMGVRFHVSRGSMSLGKSRGGLPPDSCVEDEAAILKDCRRVLEAYHDSSPGAMTRIVLAPCSPFSVTPALMKESARMARAYKVHLHTHLAESLDEERYTTKNFGVRPVGLMESFGWVGDDVWFAHAVHISDDEISTFARTGCGVAHCPSSNMRLASGMAPVWKYRKAGVRTGLGVDGSASNDGSHMLAEARMAMLLARTRLSLTPGGPPADKSRWMSARDVLEMATRGGAAVLGRDDIGALEPGKRADFFAIKLDRIEYAGGLHDPVAATVFCSPVRADYTVIDGRVVVDRGRITTLDLPPVIEEQNRIARELVDG, encoded by the coding sequence ATGCTGGTGAAGAACGCGACGGTCCTCGCCACGATGGACGCGGGCCGCAGGGAGATCCGCGGCGGCGGGATGTTCATCCGCGACGGCCGGATCGAGCAGGTGGGGCCGACCGCCGAGCTCCCCGCGACGGCCGACGAGGTGCTCGACCTGGGCGGCCACGTCGTCCTGCCCGGGCTCGTGAACACGCACCACCACCTGTATCAGACGCTCTTCCGGGTCGTGCCCGCCGCCGAGGACGGCAACGTCTTCAACTGGCTCACGACCCTGTACACGATGTGGGCCCGGATGACGCCCCGCGCGCTGAGGGTGGCGACCCAGGCCGGCCTGGCCGAGCTGGTGCTCACCGGCTGCACCACCGTGTTCGACCATTCGTACGTCTTCCCGAACGGCTGCCGGGTGGACGATCAGATCCCCGTCGCGCGGGAGATGGGCGTGCGGTTCCACGTCTCGCGCGGGAGCATGTCGCTGGGCAAGTCCAGGGGGGGGCTGCCCCCCGATAGCTGCGTCGAGGACGAGGCCGCCATCCTGAAGGACTGCCGGCGCGTCCTCGAGGCCTATCACGACTCCTCCCCCGGCGCGATGACGCGGATCGTCCTGGCCCCCTGCTCGCCCTTCTCGGTGACGCCCGCCCTGATGAAGGAGTCGGCCAGGATGGCCCGGGCCTACAAGGTGCACCTGCACACCCACCTGGCCGAGTCGCTGGACGAGGAACGATACACCACCAAGAATTTCGGCGTGCGGCCGGTCGGGCTGATGGAGAGCTTCGGGTGGGTGGGCGACGACGTCTGGTTCGCCCACGCCGTCCACATCAGCGACGACGAGATCAGCACCTTCGCCCGGACGGGCTGCGGCGTGGCCCACTGCCCGTCGTCGAACATGCGGCTGGCCTCGGGGATGGCCCCGGTCTGGAAGTACCGCAAGGCGGGCGTCCGGACGGGGCTGGGGGTGGACGGGTCGGCGAGCAACGACGGCTCGCACATGCTGGCCGAGGCGCGGATGGCGATGCTGCTGGCCCGGACGAGGCTGAGCCTCACGCCGGGCGGCCCCCCCGCCGACAAGTCGCGCTGGATGTCGGCCCGGGACGTGCTCGAGATGGCGACGCGGGGCGGCGCCGCCGTCCTGGGGCGCGACGACATCGGGGCCCTCGAGCCGGGCAAGCGGGCCGACTTCTTCGCGATCAAGCTCGACCGCATCGAGTACGCCGGCGGCCTCCACGACCCGGTGGCCGCCACCGTCTTCTGCTCGCCGGTCCGCGCCGACTACACGGTGATCGACGGCCGCGTCGTCGTCGATCGCGGCCGGATCACCACGCTGGACCTGCCGCCCGTGATCGAGGAGCAGAACCGCATCGCGAGGGAGCTCGTGGACGGCTGA
- a CDS encoding DUF1559 domain-containing protein, giving the protein MSMRRRPGFTLIELLVVIAVIGVLVALLLPAVQSAREAARRAQCANHLKQIGLAIHNFENANQTLPSSRLGPQHASWVVQILPYLEQNNLYNSWNLVNTYYLQGTTTQVTQLETFYCPSRRSPMLSTQYEVSSTGLPDTLEHPGSLGDYAANGGQYSGPIVDDPLCSGAICQADSKQADTGQIAETKSRTRLRDMTDGTSNTFLAGEKHVPRSKYGQSGFSWGDGAIFNGDFPRNYNRLAGFPRFSLGQGPDDLSGPWHCRFGSDHPGICMFTFSDGHVAVLKSSTPMEVLNKLSVRNDGQIVGEY; this is encoded by the coding sequence ATGAGCATGCGTCGGCGTCCAGGCTTCACGCTCATCGAGTTGCTGGTCGTGATCGCCGTCATCGGCGTGCTCGTCGCGCTGCTCCTGCCGGCGGTCCAGTCCGCACGCGAGGCGGCCCGCCGCGCCCAGTGCGCCAATCACCTCAAGCAGATCGGCCTCGCCATCCACAATTTCGAGAATGCCAATCAGACCCTGCCGTCCAGCCGCCTGGGCCCTCAGCACGCCTCGTGGGTCGTCCAGATCCTCCCCTACCTCGAGCAGAACAACCTGTACAACTCCTGGAACCTGGTCAACACGTACTACCTCCAGGGGACCACGACGCAGGTCACGCAGCTGGAGACGTTCTACTGCCCGTCGAGGCGGTCCCCCATGCTGAGCACCCAGTATGAGGTCTCCAGCACCGGGCTCCCCGACACGCTGGAGCATCCCGGCAGCCTGGGCGACTACGCCGCCAACGGGGGCCAGTACTCCGGGCCGATCGTGGACGACCCCCTCTGCAGCGGCGCCATCTGCCAGGCGGATTCCAAGCAGGCGGACACCGGCCAGATCGCCGAGACGAAGTCCCGTACGCGGCTGCGCGACATGACCGACGGGACGAGCAACACGTTCCTCGCCGGCGAGAAGCACGTGCCCCGCAGCAAGTACGGCCAGAGCGGCTTCTCCTGGGGCGACGGGGCGATCTTCAACGGCGACTTCCCCCGGAACTACAACCGGCTCGCCGGCTTCCCGAGGTTCAGCCTGGGCCAGGGGCCCGACGACCTGAGCGGGCCCTGGCATTGCCGGTTCGGCAGCGACCACCCGGGGATTTGCATGTTCACGTTCTCGGATGGGCATGTCGCGGTGCTGAAGAGCTCCACCCCCATGGAGGTCCTGAACAAGCTGTCGGTCCGGAACGACGGGCAGATCGTAGGGGAATATTGA